One region of Cryptosporidium parvum Iowa II chromosome 4, whole genome shotgun sequence genomic DNA includes:
- a CDS encoding apicomplexan specific protein, producing the protein MNKRDYSEIENSFEGKEFQEKESENKSSIIVETILNSKEGLNPTISQVNLVLDSELKSKSNLTNENNNTLELGYESEPEPENDNDNETEDDEDGYEPYIKYLQALSLSWSSCQASSMLTKDLVEYMVPRFQDCSTPIKVRIIMSILYISDSLRESCKQEFMNILNFGELDRDDWVRKLSRLMIPYVQKGVLDLGETDTETAFKILRYLDELRMRENIDFRLKPPLESIHMCDPLTDESINNELPCYNVDYDNFAPQKDFELLLAEVEKDGLHKMRIASNSFTNNK; encoded by the coding sequence atgaataaaagagattattcagaaattgaaaatagcTTTGAAGGAAAAgaatttcaagaaaaagaatcagaaaataaatcaagtATTATAGTTGAAACTATTCTAAATTCCAAGGAAGGTTTAAATCCTACCATTTCTCAAGTAAACTTAGTCTTAGATTCGGAATTAAAATCTAAGTCTAATTTGACAAatgaaaacaataatacGTTGGAATTGGGATATGAATCTGAACCTGAACctgaaaatgataatgataatgaaacTGAAGATGATGAGGATGGATATGAGCCatatatcaaatatttgcaAGCTTTAAGCTTGTCTTGGAGTAGTTGTCAGGCTTCATCAATGCTTACTAAAGACTTGGTTGAATACATGGTGCCAAGATTTCAAGACTGTAGTACTCCTATTAAAGTGAGAATTATTATGagtatattatatattagtGATTCTCTTCGTGAATCATGTAAACAAGAatttatgaatattttaaattttggaGAATTAGATAGAGATGATTGGGTAAGAAAATTATCTAGATTAATGATACCATATGTACAAAAAGGAGTTTTAGATTTGGGAGAAACTGATACAGAAACTGCCTTCAAAATTTTACGATATCTTGATGAATTAAGAATGAGAGAAAACATTGATTTCAGGTTAAAGCCTCCATTAGAATCTATTCATATGTGTGATCCTCTAACTGATGAATCTATAAATAATGAGCTTCCTTGTTATAATGTTGATTATGACAATTTTGCTCCTCAgaaagattttgaattattgcTTGCTGAAGTTGAAAAAGATGGCTTACATAAAATGAGGATTGCTAGCAATTCATttaccaataataaatga
- a CDS encoding ABC transporter produces the protein MYTLLGDPFFFRINKLNVKIWESAEFDVEKLKNYVGKQYKVEVDSKRLDEKYKSCFKRNQHGIITKDIEYVHNDKQVRPESEISTWKVAWMIFSAFKSSYTILFILKISLMLTMFFLAYSLKKFKESFGIGSEYVKGVSLIINQIIEILFNIYVDYYTETLHIRVRGALTLFLMNLMLKNKRLNKKNCKSLFDDTQDFSKIQNIVSVDGEFAEYIVSYGMELITFPFSLLFLFGISNMFVDAKSIYLCIIILIITGLISIISQWLSSSYKKYFMEAREERISCLTKSISQNDDFILTHINDTLFMNLVKKYRLKEMKFNKYRKLWFCVGEIGSHWMEILCFMAISFYCYCNQHTGSEVLSILTNSSFIIPILVKPISLIAYMIYYITEAINAVNRIKDVLSEFDPHSCINDIDFHDLDETNMDNVEQIEIQDLCSGENIILNKGCLNIVFDYERDNPNQKIPSFFKDIASTSTGQDIYNSRFLLRCKMKDSENIVSLNNNRELAKLSCYISKKSWILDNSKLEEMIICDQPFDYHLWNLVINICQLDTDIFNKSINLNDIINSKQISTGQRIRISFARSLYCKLIQSSVYRIGSSENTKSLDYSTSSLVSTGPLGRNYSVIYFIENIFDSLDRETSCRMIYSLFNKDDKLSGILSSSFGIISISPDLLNLFFFTVYLNSCKSLIFEDRYKTILEYNKTCTIKVTDISEDSKIMSQYILGIKDLISEDPCENEELLKSIIYFINNNNMNENLIPETNSSISLKKENRKMGIKRDLDSLISIRNSGLISNSLNYYLFHTNDKIRYKFDTKMNKTSSIKRNKSLIFVYLLLSTVPLLSFKIIEYKIINNLKKTSNILKDLAKYMHYCSIILLNFVVTIFLEIYIGLKSANYIHNTILYGYLTSYSIIKIIPVSSIISHLSNDQLVIDYCITKRIGQILHQVNKIIAFIIISFVINFKDPMTCIPIGFLFLLFIYWNYLSYFINTCRTLRLLFLNSQTAISDIAHSINLGIDDIHQNHLSSYMMQRCNRRALEMMAPLYCQNMMFAWLRLRLDFLLPVVLTSINVLFPILFPNSKGNEKTIPQIVIFIIGVGLTIPKITSSTVKYWVKMENELLAVTRMKLLIEAIQDDRFGENLKIDYSNSTENSSLLMTLNNVDCKHLKLRNDPFSSTINNYNNLIQYSCLRKVNLNIRVGDVIGIVGRTGSGKTSLLKVIGGIMEVYKGAKTVHRGLLTIGDENEQIGVDDNDDDNDEAENLVKGGLLGLEDGLRKEVQEKRKYLSIFRGGSISGNNYRGRYSQYLCNNKSTETKSYNEKEDDYYRMKESSLERIKTITQVSEIDPNILLNSVRMLEFLSGIAYVPIKVDFPGNLKLIEVLDSENIRSSLEILDLLDLFGLVDKKKNLLYDQSTQDKEFSPKSCESFPLILSPLNLKILDLPISDFNFNGNQKRMLLLLRLALNSQKYRLLLLDELPNYRLTTEDGGYISVIDFILKKYFPNCSVVIATHHFEQISSINRLLIINNNFRVFEA, from the coding sequence ATGTATACATTACTAGGAGAtccttttttctttagaaTCAACAAACTTAATGTGAAGATATGGGAAAGTGCTGAGTTTGATGTAGAAAAGCTAAAGAATTATGTTGGAAAGCAATACAAAGTGGAGGTAGACTCGAAAAGGCTCGATGAAAAATACAAATCATGctttaaaagaaatcaaCATGGTATTATTACTaaagatattgaatatGTCCATAATGATAAACAGGTTAGGCCTGAATCTGAAATTTCAACTTGGAAAGTTGCTTGGATGATATTCTCTGCTTTCAAAAGCAGTTAcactattttatttattttaaaaatttcattaatgcTTACAATGTTTTTTCTTGCTTACTCTTTGAAAAAGTTCAAAGAAAGTTTTGGAATTGGATCAGAATATGTAAAAGGAGTTAGTCTAATTATCAATCAGATTATTGAAATTctgtttaatatttatgttGATTACTATACAGAAACACTTCATATACGTGTTAGAGGAGCTCTTACTTTGTTTCTAATGAACTTGATGTTGAAGAATAAGAGgttaaataagaaaaattgcaaatctttatttgaCGATACCCAAGATTTCTCCaagattcaaaatattgtaTCAGTTGATGGAGAATTTGCTGAATATATTGTATCTTATGGAATGGAACTTATCACTTTCCCATTTAGTTTACTTTTCTTATTTGGAATATCAAATATGTTTGTTGATGCTAAATCTATTTATCTTTGTATTATAATACTTATAATTACTGGTTTAATAAGTATAATATCTCAATGGTTAAGTAGTAGCTATAAGAAATACTTTATGGAAGCTAgagaagaaagaatatCATGTTTAACCAAGTCAATTTCACAGAATGATGACTTTATACTTACTCATATTAATGATACTCTTTTTATGAATTTGGTTAAGAAATATAGACTCAAAGAGAtgaaattcaataaatatagaaaattaTGGTTTTGTGTTGGAGAAATTGGATCTCATTGGATGGAAATTCTTTGTTTTATGGCAATTTCCTTCTATTGTTATTGTAATCAACATACAGGATCTGAGGTTCTGTCTATATTAACAAATTCTAGTTTCATTATACCAATTCTAGTGAAaccaatttctttaattgctTACATGATCTACTATATCACTGAAGCAATAAATGCTGTAAATAGAATTAAAGATGTCCTTTCAGAATTTGATCCTCATTCTTGTATTAATGATATAGATTTCCATGATCTAGATGAAACTAATATGGATAATGTAGAACAAATTGAGATTCAGGACTTATGTTCTGgtgaaaatataatattaaataaaggaTGTCTAAACATAGTTTTTGATTATGAAAGAGATAATCCAAATCAAAAAATCCCAAGTTTCTTTAAGGATATTGCAAGTACTTCAACAGGTCAAGATATATATAACTCAAGATTCCTGCTTAGATGTAAAATGAAAGATTCAGAGAACATtgtttctttaaataataacagAGAATTGGCCAAATTATCCTGTTATATTAGTAAGAAATCTTGGATTCTAGATAATTCTAAGCTTGAAGAAATGATTATCTGTGATCAACCTTTTGACTATCATTTATGGAATTTAGTTATCAATATTTGCCAGTTAGATACtgatatattcaataaaagcattaatttgaatgatattattaatagcaAGCAAATAAGTACCGGTCAAAGAATCAGAATATCCTTTGCTAGGTCTCTTTATTGTAAGCTAATTCAAAGTTCAGTGTATCGTATTGGGAGCTctgaaaatacaaaaagCTTGGATTATTCAACTTCATCATTAGTTTCAACTGGTCCTTTAGGAAGAAATTACAGtgtaatatattttatagaGAATATTTTTGACTCATTGGATAGAGAGACAAGTTGTAGAATGATTTATTCACTTTTCAATAAAGATGACAAACTTTCAGGAATATTGAGTTCTAGTTTTGGAATAATCTCAATAAGTCCAGATTTACttaacttattttttttcacagtttatttaaattcttgtAAAAGTTTGATATTTGAAGATAGATATAAGACAATATTAGAATATAACAAAACATGTACAATAAAAGTAACTGATATTAGTGAGGATTCTAAGATTATGAGTCAATACATTCTTGGGATAAAGGATTTAATTAGTGAAGATCCATGTGAAAATGAGGAACTTTTGAAGAGTATAATatactttattaataataataatatgaatgaGAATTTAATACCCGAGAcaaattcatcaattaGCTTAAAAAAGGAGAACAGAAAGATGGGAATAAAGAGGGATTTAGATAGCTTAATATCAATAAGAAATAGTGGATTGAtctcaaattctttaaactattatttatttcatacAAATGATAAAATAAGATATAAATTTGATACAAAAATGAATAAGACCTCAAGCATTAAGAGAAATAAGTCCTTAATCtttgtttatttattattatcaacaGTTCCTTTGTTGTCATTTAAGATAATTGAGTACAAGATAATTAATAACTTGAAGAAAACTTCAAATATACTTAAGGACTTAGCTAAGTACATGCATTATTGCTCAATAATCTTATTAAACTTTGTGGTAACAATTTTTCTAGAGATCTATATTGGATTGAAATCTGctaattatattcataaTACAATTTTATATGGGTACCTAACAagttattcaataataaagataattcCAGTATCCAGTATAATTAGTCATCTTTCAAATGACCAACTAGTAATTGACTATTGTATCACAAAAAGAATTGGACAAATTCTTCACCAAGTTAACAAAATTATCGCATTTATAATTATCTCATTTGTAATTAACTTTAAGGATCCAATGACTTGTATTCCAATTGGttttcttttcttgttATTTATATACTGGAACTACCTTTCATACTTTATAAACACTTGCAGAACTCTTAGACTACTTTTCCTGAATTCTCAAACAGCTATATCAGATATTGCACACTCTATTAACCTCGGAATTGACGATATTCATCAAAACCATTTATCCTCGTACATGATGCAAAGATGCAATAGAAGGGCGCTCGAAATGATGGCGCCACTTTATTGTCAAAATATGATGTTTGCATGGCTTAGATTAAGATTGGATTTTTTATTACCAGTAGTTTTAACATCAATAAATGTTTTGTTTCCAATATTGTTTCCAAACTCTAAAGGAAATGAGAAAACTATTCCacaaatagtaatttttattattggtgTAGGATTAACAATTCCGAAGATTACCTCCTCAACAGTGAAATATTGGGTAAAAATGGAGAATGAGCTATTAGCAGTAACAAGAATGAAGCTTCTCATAGAGGCTATACAAGATGACAGGTTTGGTGAAAATCTGAAGATTGATTATTCTAACTCAACAGagaattcttctttattaatgaCATTGAACAATGTTGACTGCAAACACCTTAAACTAAGAAATGATCCATTTTCCTCAACAATTAATAACTATAACAACCTTATCCAGTACTCTTGTTTGAGGAAagtaaatttgaatattagaGTTGGCGATGTCATTGGTATTGTCGGAAGAACTGGTTCAGGGAAGACTTCTTTGTTAAAGGTGATAGGTGGGATTATGGAAGTTTATAAAGGCGCCAAAACTGTTCACAGGGGATTACTGACAATAGGAGATGAGAATGAGCAAATAGGAGttgatgataatgatgatgataacGATGAGGCTGAGAATTTAGTCAAGGGTGGGTTACTAGGTTTGGAAGACGGATTACGAAAAGAAGTTCAAGAGAAAAGAAAGTATTTGTCTATTTTTAGAGGTGGGAGCATAAgtggaaataattatagAGGACGTTATAGCCAGTACCtatgtaataataaatcaactGAAACCAAAAGCTATAATGAGAAAGAGGATGATTACTACAGGATGAAGGAATCGTCATtggaaagaattaaaaCCATAACGCAAGTATCAGAAATTGATCCAAACattcttttgaattctGTTAGAATGCTCGAATTTTTGTCTGGTATAGCTTACGTTCCAATCAAAGTAGACTTTCCTGGGAACTTAAAACTAATAGAGGTTTTGGATTCGGAGAATATTCGTTCAAGCTTGGAaattttagatttattGGATTTATTTGGACTTGTTgataaaaagaagaatttacTGTATGACCAATCAACTCAAGATAAGGAATTTTCACCTAAATCTTGTGAATCTTTTCCCTTAATTCTCTCCCCCTTGAATCTCAAAATACTTGATTTACCTATAAGTGACTTTAACTTTAACGGGAATCAAAAAAGAATGTTGCTTTTGCTTCGTCTTGCTTTAAATAGTCAAAAATACAGACTACTTCTTCTTGACGAGCTACCTAATTATAGGTTAACAACAGAGGATGGCGGTTACATTTCAGTTATTGactttattttaaaaaaatactttCCAAATTGCTCAGTGGTTATTGCCACACATCATTTTGAACAAATTTCAAGCATTAACCGTCTattgattattaataacaacTTTAGAGTATTTGAAGCTTAA
- a CDS encoding hypothetical protein (similar to pyrophosphate phospho-hydrolase), which yields MSTEYRVGFASKEDIIEKSTYGECEDRTKSLSFSSDVNSITYDEASSSSEEYPEYSLLRTQSSLAPPIEASAIVDVEEAWKALSKELEESHSKPTIRTLGTVFVTREEVGTKDSIEYRLFYKNEDGYKISPWHDVPLWFSETPLLYNMIIEIPKLTNKKFEINTKEEYTPLYQDRKLERLRTYPGPIPWNYGAFPQTWEDPNKKGDENVDFSHGDNDPLDAVEIGVGPLPRGTIIQVKILGCLALIDDDELDWKVVCIRVCDPHASQLNDITDVEKYFPGTIDRIRRWFGLYKAVENKDVAKVNMYGHFGEPQSAEFAHSVILETHHSYLRLIRGEAMNSSSLWIPKSLSNNGETELCHTVCSTNSTATVSSNDIGGLSVNDD from the coding sequence ATGAGTACTGAATACAGAGTGGGTTTTGCCTCGAAAGAGGATATTATAGAAAAAAGTACTTATGGAGAATGTGAGGATAGGACAAAAAGCTTGAGCTTCAGTAGTGATGTGAATAGTATTACTTATGATGAAGCATCTTCATCAAGTGAGGAATATCCAGAATATAGTTTATTACGCACTCAAAGTTCTTTAGCTCCACCAATTGAGGCTTCTGCAATAGTAGATGTAGAAGAAGCATGGAAAGCCTTATCTaaagaattagaagaaaGTCATTCTAAACCAACAATTCGTACTCTTGGGACAGTTTTTGTAACAAGAGAAGAGGTTGGAACAAAAGATTCAATTGAATATAGATTATTTTATAAGAATGAAGATGGCTATAAGATTTCTCCATGGCATGATGTACCATTATGGTTTTCAGAAACACCtcttttatataatatGATAATTGAGATTCcaaaattaacaaataaaaaatttgagaTAAATACAAAAGAGGAATATACACCATTATATCAGGATCGAAAGCTGGAAAGACTTAGAACCTATCCAGGTCCAATTCCTTGGAACTATGGTGCTTTTCCACAAACATGGGAAGATCCAAATAAGAAGGGAGATGAGAATGTTGATTTTAGTCATGGTGATAACGATCCACTGGACGCTGTTGAAATTGGAGTTGGACCTCTTCCACGTGGAACAATTATACAGGTAAAAATTTTGGGTTGCCTTGCTTtaattgatgatgatgaattgGATTGGAAAGTTGTATGTATTCGTGTTTGTGACCCACATGCATCACAGCTAAATGATATTACTGATGTTGAGAAATATTTCCCTGGTACTATAGATAGAATTAGGAGATGGTTTGGGCTTTATAAAGCAGTTGAGAATAAAGATGTTGCAAAGGTTAATATGTATGGACATTTTGGAGAGCCTCAATCAGCAGAGTTTGCTCATTCAGTAATTTTAGAAACTCATCATTCGTACTTACGTCTTATTAGAGGAGAGGCAATGaattcatcatcattatgGATACCAAAAAGTCTTTCGAATAATGGAGAAACAGAATTGTGTCATACAGTATGTTCCACAAATAGCACTGCTACAGTATCTAGCAATGATATTGGAGGGCTTTCTGTAAATGATGATTAA
- a CDS encoding vacuolar proton translocating ATpase with 7 transmembrane regions near C-terminus — protein sequence TKEEKNINLIKMGILRSESMSHGTLVLPNDRAREYIDILGREVNLQFVDMNSITMNRQYKKYIQRIDEMERILRVLFSEIEKLPDVKVLKGNYENFLDHDHVYQLDKVEESLQSLYGQFISFRDNNADLIHQKSSAIEECAVAKAASLSFAPISMYNNERSNSDFYMTNAVERGEGGMHGGNPTPSSPLMNPGIMDGINNVSGFGDMMFSSIAGVVKHEDQEKFARALFRATRGNTFTHFQSIAENIMDPKTSKDVQKVVFVIYFQGATTSAVYDKISRICDAFNVSIYPWPSSYEHAIQRISELNTLIQDKEKALQAYEQYITLEIETLLQPVNSNNGNSLIEEWRLFCIKEKSIYATLNLFEGSDITLRADCWYPTEEEEKIRKILIAESSTQHVGAFLLTNTSSGGHGVAGIHISEGGSHDDEANISNTPPTYIKTNDFTVAFQDFVNSYGIPRYQEVNPALFTLVSFPFLFGIMYGDVGHGFIVFLIGLVLVLNYGKLKKINDENMKILVSGRYMITMMGFFATYCGLIYNDFFAAGLDIFGSRYTLSHDKLPDGSHVFLPNNNSTSASFPYPFGFDPVWKGAVNEMSFLNSFKMKFSVIIAFFQMTLGVILKGFNNLYFKNYVDFFMEFIPQFIFMVGFIGYLNFLIFFKWLTPIEGYNKPSILNALIGLQSSLFGADIPLSDRFYLSQPVVQKYITLALLISVPWMFFPKPLYLIYKSRKQKKASEEESRIRQQHLSSYSSVSSRFTSFTNSSKKISRSKSNLLSEDDHNLIGHEVEESSGHSDPTEIFIHQLIETVEFLIGSISNTASYLRLWALSLAHNMLALVALQFTIMKALNSKLLIVKVVQLFNLFFMFFAFTSFIMILMDSLECFLHGLRLQWVEFQNKFYKGDGILFAPLNHMRIILETEELLNSS from the coding sequence acgaaagaagaaaaaaatattaaccTCATTAAAATGGGTATATTAAGGTCGGAATCTATGTCCCATGGGACTCTGGTCCTTCCAAATGACCGAGCAAGAGAATATATTGATATACTCGGAAGAGAAGTAAATTTGCAATTTGTAGATATGAATTCAATTACAATGAATCGACAATATAAAAAGTATATTCAAAGAATCGATGAAATGGAACGTATACTTCGTGTACTATTTTCTGAGATTGAGAAACTCCCAGATGTGAAAGTATTAAAAGGGAATTATGAGAATTTTTTGGATCATGATCATGTTTATCAATTAGATAAAGTAGAAGAATCTCTTCAAAGTTTATATGGCCAATTTATCAGTTTTAGAGATAATAATGCAGATTTAATCCACCAAAAAAGTTCTGCAATTGAGGAATGCGCTGTAGCAAAAGCAGCAAGCCTTTCATTTGCTCCAATATCAATGTACAACAATGAAAGATCAAATAGTGACTTTTACATGACAAACGCAGTGGAAAGAGGGGAGGGTGGAATGCATGGAGGAAATCCCACACCATCATCTCCTTTAATGAATCCAGGTATTATGGatggaattaataatgtttcCGGATTTGGAGATATGATGTTCAGTAGTATTGCTGGAGTGGTGAAACATGAAGATCAAGAGAAATTTGCTAGAGCTCTTTTTAGAGCCACAAGAGGTAACACATTTACCCATTTCCAATCAATAGCTGAGAATATTATGGATCCAAAAACAAGTAAAGATGTTCAGAAGGTAGTTTTTGTAATTTACTTCCAAGGTGCAACAACTTCAGCAGTTTATGATAAGATTAGTAGAATTTGTGATGCATTCAATGTATCGATTTATCCTTGGCCATCAAGCTATGAACATGcaattcaaagaattaGTGAACTTAATACTTTAATCCAAGATAAGGAAAAAGCACTTCAAGCTTATGAACAATATATCACTCTTGAGATTGAGACTTTACTTCAACCAGTTAACTCAAATAATGGAAACTCATTAATAGAGGAATGGAGATTATTTTGCATTAAGGAGAAATCCATTTATGCAACATTGAACTTATTTGAAGGGTCAGATATAACACTAAGAGCTGATTGTTGGTATCCAACAGAAGAGGAGGAAAAGATTAGAAAGATTTTGATAGCTGAAAGTAGCACTCAGCATGTTGGAGCATTTTTACTGACTAATACATCAAGTGGAGGTCATGGAGTAGCTGGAATCCATATTTCAGAAGGTGGCTCACATGATGATGAGGCAAATATATCCAACACACCTCCAACATATATTAAGACTAACGATTTTACTGTTGCATTCCAGGACTTTGTAAATTCTTATGGTATTCCAAGATACCAAGAAGTGAATCCAGCTTTATTCACTTTAGTTTCATTCCCATTCCTTTTTGGTATTATGTATGGTGATGTAGGTCATGGTTTCATAGTTTTCTTGATTGGTTTGGTTTTAGTTTTGAATTATGGAAAACTTAAAAAGATTAACGATGAAAATATGAAGATTTTAGTTTCTGGTAGATATATGATTACAATGATGGGTTTCTTTGCGACTTATTGTGGATTAATTTACAATGATTTCTTCGCTGCTGGTTTGGATATATTTGGATCCAGATACACCCTATCTCATGATAAATTACCGGATGGAAGTCACGTATTTTTACCAAATAACAATTCCACTTCAGCTTCTTTTCCATATCCATTTGGATTTGATCCAGTTTGGAAAGGAGCTGTTAATGAAATGTCATTTTTGAATAGTTTCAAGATGAAATTCTCAGTTATTATTGCCTTCTTCCAGATGACTCTTGGTGTAATACTTAAAGGTTTTAATAACTTGtactttaaaaattatgtTGATTTCTTTATGGAGTTCATTCctcaatttatttttatggTCGGATTTATTGGATATCTTAACTTTTTAATCTTCTTTAAATGGTTAACTCCAATTGAAGGATATAATAAGCCTTCTATTTTGAATGCATTAATTGGATTACAAAGTTCTTTATTTGGAGCTGATATTCCACTTAGTGATAGATTTTATCTATCTCAACCTGTCGTACAGAAATATATTACATTGGccttattaatttctgtACCTTGGATGTTCTTCCCTAAACCACTTTATCTTATTTACAAGAGCAGAAAACAAAAGAAAGCTAGTGAGGAAGAATCTAGGATCAGACAACAACATCTCTCATCATACTCATCTGTCTCAAGTAGATTCACATCTTTCACTAATAGCTCTAAGAAGATAAGCAGATCCAAGAGTAATCTTCTTTCTGAGGATGATCATAATCTCATTGGTCATGAAGTAGAAGAATCATCTGGTCACTCTGATCCAACTGAGATTTTTATTCATCAACTTATTGAAACTGTTGAATTCCTTATTGGTTCAATTTCCAATACTGCATCATACCTCCGTCTTTGGGCACTTTCTCTTGCACACAATATGCTTGCATTGGTAGCTCTCCAGTTTACTATTATGAAGGCCTTAAACTCAAAACTCCTTATTGTTAAAGTTGTTCaactatttaatttattcttcATGTTCTTTGCATTCACTTCATTTATCATGATTCTCATGGACTCATTGGAATGCTTCTTACATGGCCTTCGTCTACAATGGGTAGAATTCCAAAACAAGTTTTATAAGGGAGATGGTATTCTTTTTGCCCCTCTTAACCATATGAGAATTATCTTAGAAACTGAAGAGTTATTAAACTCatcttaa